Proteins from a genomic interval of Pirellulales bacterium:
- a CDS encoding alpha/beta hydrolase, with protein MTRYKTTTVRGQQHFYREAGAPDAPTLVLLHGFPSSSHMYRDLIPQLASKFHLVAPDYVGFGYSDAPRVNEFSYTFDNLAAHVEELLLRNLGLTKFSIYVQDYGAPVGYRIASKHPDAIEGIVVQNGNAYIEGIGPAFDPMKPFWKNRNAETEKPVRAMVTLDTTRFQYTHGVQNPTAINPDSYTLDQHFLDRDGNAAIQLELLHNYQSNVALYDGWHEYFRKYQPPMLIVWGKNDPFFTIEGAKAYLRDIPKAELHLIDTGHFALEEHCDFIAGKIRSFFT; from the coding sequence ATGACGCGTTACAAGACTACAACCGTTCGTGGCCAGCAGCATTTTTATCGTGAAGCTGGCGCCCCGGACGCGCCGACCCTGGTCTTGCTGCACGGCTTCCCAAGCTCGTCGCACATGTACCGGGATCTGATTCCCCAACTTGCCAGCAAGTTTCACCTCGTCGCCCCTGACTATGTCGGATTCGGTTATAGCGATGCTCCCCGCGTGAACGAGTTTTCCTATACGTTTGATAACCTCGCGGCTCACGTCGAGGAATTGCTTCTCCGCAACCTCGGACTCACGAAGTTCAGCATCTACGTGCAGGATTACGGGGCACCTGTGGGCTACCGTATCGCATCAAAGCACCCGGATGCCATTGAAGGGATCGTTGTGCAAAATGGCAATGCCTACATCGAGGGCATTGGGCCGGCCTTCGATCCGATGAAACCGTTTTGGAAGAACCGGAACGCCGAGACCGAGAAGCCTGTGCGTGCCATGGTCACGCTCGATACGACCAGGTTTCAGTACACGCACGGCGTCCAGAACCCTACGGCAATCAATCCAGACTCGTACACCTTGGATCAGCATTTCCTCGACCGCGACGGCAATGCCGCGATCCAATTGGAACTGCTGCACAATTATCAATCCAACGTCGCGCTTTACGACGGCTGGCATGAATATTTTCGTAAGTATCAGCCGCCGATGTTGATCGTATGGGGGAAAAACGATCCGTTCTTCACCATCGAAGGTGCCAAGGCTTATCTGCGAGATATCCCCAAGGCGGAACTGCACCTCATCGATACCGGACATTTCGCGCTCGAAGAGCATTGCGATTTTATCGCTGGCAAGATTCGCTCGTTTTTCACATAG
- a CDS encoding redoxin domain-containing protein, which produces MRDFFALLGLAASTMFACHATAAEGKPDIGAPVAAKSPVGSKIAPFTLKDFRGQQYSLADFQSKKAVVVVFLGAECPIAKLYGQRLQQLATEFGSQDVAFLGIDANRQDSISELDQFARTHGLTFPLLKDVGNAVADAFGATRTPEVFVLDPQSIVRYHGRIDGQYSFGAGVGYAQPKAERRDLAEALGELLAGKEISVASTDVKGCLIGRVRPPKEKSEVTYSNQIARIFQSRCQECHRDGQIGPFAMTSYDEVAGWGEMIAEVVREQRMPPWHANPTHGTFANDARLSDDEKAQIYAWVDNGCPEGNAADLPKPKDFAEGWLMPQAPDQIVYMTDEPVNVKADGVEAYRHYVVDPKFTEDKWVKIVECMPGNRKVVHHIIVFVQPATGGMGRGGSGGGGAGGAGAGEGSQNVARDEDGNSQQGDGNRGAGTGGRRRGGPLADNDISGFGFLAGFAPGTRPVIAPDGVARKIPAGSKLVFQMHYTPCGSEQTDRSAVGLMFMDKKDVTHQMSTTNVSYHQLNIPAGDANYTVEADKTFTRDTLVMSMFPHMHIRGKSFRYEITYPDGKHEVLLDVPRYDFNWQNSFILAEPKLIPQGTKLLCTASYDNSPENPYNPDPTQTILWGPQTWDEMMIGWYDISLPIAEVESLLEKKKAQDEKSADAAGGGSASD; this is translated from the coding sequence ATGCGAGATTTCTTTGCGCTGCTGGGATTGGCGGCGTCGACCATGTTCGCTTGCCACGCGACGGCCGCCGAAGGCAAGCCGGATATTGGGGCGCCCGTTGCTGCGAAGTCGCCGGTGGGCAGCAAGATCGCGCCCTTCACTCTCAAGGACTTCCGCGGTCAGCAGTATTCGCTCGCAGACTTCCAAAGCAAAAAGGCGGTGGTCGTCGTTTTCCTCGGCGCCGAGTGCCCGATCGCCAAATTATATGGGCAGCGACTGCAGCAGCTTGCGACGGAGTTTGGGTCGCAGGACGTCGCTTTCTTGGGCATCGATGCCAACCGGCAAGACTCGATTTCCGAACTTGACCAGTTTGCCCGAACTCATGGTCTCACTTTCCCGCTTCTTAAGGATGTTGGCAATGCGGTTGCTGACGCGTTTGGCGCCACCCGCACCCCGGAGGTTTTCGTCCTCGACCCGCAGAGCATTGTGCGCTATCACGGTCGCATTGATGGGCAATACAGTTTTGGCGCGGGCGTCGGCTATGCACAGCCCAAGGCCGAGCGCCGCGACTTGGCCGAGGCGCTCGGCGAGCTGCTGGCCGGCAAGGAGATTAGCGTCGCATCGACCGACGTGAAGGGATGCCTGATTGGCCGCGTGCGTCCGCCGAAGGAAAAATCGGAGGTCACGTATTCGAATCAGATCGCACGGATCTTCCAGAGCCGTTGCCAAGAATGTCATCGCGACGGTCAGATCGGTCCATTCGCCATGACCAGCTATGACGAAGTAGCCGGTTGGGGCGAAATGATCGCCGAAGTCGTCCGCGAGCAGCGGATGCCTCCCTGGCATGCGAACCCCACGCACGGCACCTTTGCCAATGATGCGCGATTAAGCGATGACGAAAAAGCCCAGATCTACGCTTGGGTCGACAACGGTTGTCCCGAGGGGAACGCGGCCGACCTGCCGAAGCCCAAGGACTTCGCGGAAGGCTGGCTGATGCCGCAGGCGCCCGACCAAATCGTTTATATGACCGACGAACCCGTAAACGTGAAGGCCGACGGTGTCGAAGCCTATCGGCATTATGTCGTTGACCCGAAGTTTACCGAAGACAAATGGGTGAAAATCGTCGAGTGCATGCCAGGTAACCGCAAGGTCGTACATCACATCATTGTGTTCGTGCAACCTGCAACCGGAGGCATGGGGCGTGGCGGCTCGGGCGGCGGCGGAGCTGGCGGTGCCGGTGCGGGCGAAGGGAGCCAGAACGTAGCACGCGACGAAGACGGCAACTCTCAACAAGGCGACGGCAATCGTGGCGCGGGAACTGGCGGACGCCGCCGCGGTGGACCCCTGGCCGACAACGATATTTCGGGGTTTGGCTTCTTAGCCGGCTTTGCTCCAGGTACACGGCCCGTCATCGCGCCTGACGGAGTGGCCAGGAAAATCCCTGCCGGTTCTAAGTTGGTCTTTCAAATGCACTACACGCCTTGCGGGTCGGAGCAGACTGATCGCAGCGCGGTGGGGTTGATGTTTATGGACAAGAAAGATGTAACGCACCAGATGTCGACGACCAACGTGTCGTACCATCAGTTGAACATCCCGGCCGGGGATGCGAACTACACGGTCGAAGCCGATAAGACCTTTACCCGCGATACCCTGGTGATGTCGATGTTCCCGCACATGCACATTCGCGGCAAGTCGTTCCGGTACGAAATAACCTATCCGGACGGCAAGCACGAAGTGTTGTTGGACGTGCCGCGGTATGACTTCAATTGGCAGAATAGCTTCATTCTTGCTGAACCGAAGTTGATCCCGCAAGGGACAAAGCTTTTGTGTACCGCGTCGTACGACAATTCACCCGAGAATCCTTACAATCCAGACCCAACCCAGACGATTCTTTGGGGCCCGCAGACCTGGGACGAAATGATGATCGGCTGGTACGACATTTCGTTGCCCATCGCCGAGGTCGAGAGCCTGCTGGAGAAAAAAAAGGCGCAGGATGAGAAATCGGCGGATGCGGCCGGCGGCGGCTCTGCGAGCGATTAG
- a CDS encoding glycerophosphodiester phosphodiesterase family protein, protein MNRLWHRLSFCWIFAASLLAAAHVDAVEVVCHRGANEYAPENTMAATQLCIDWGVAYVEVDVRTSKDGVMYLLHDPWLTRTTNGKGFLSQLTSSEIDELDAGSWFNKKFAGEKVPRLDPYLRAIKGKIKVYFDVKNADLKQLIAMVYDVGMENDCFFWFDRADRALEFRELDKKLPLKVNVGNVDDVRDAVERYQANIVETGLRQLSPELSEACRERNLKIMVLQTKNDPAAFRRIVELKADMVNLDHGDVFLKIEREMTGKAAPAAPVAN, encoded by the coding sequence ATGAACCGCCTTTGGCACAGATTGTCGTTCTGCTGGATCTTCGCAGCGAGCTTGCTTGCGGCGGCGCATGTAGATGCGGTCGAGGTCGTATGCCATCGTGGCGCCAATGAGTATGCGCCTGAGAATACCATGGCTGCCACCCAGCTTTGTATCGATTGGGGCGTCGCGTACGTCGAGGTCGATGTGCGGACCAGCAAGGACGGGGTGATGTACCTCCTGCACGATCCGTGGCTAACCCGCACGACTAACGGCAAAGGGTTTCTCTCGCAACTAACCAGCTCCGAAATCGACGAGCTCGACGCGGGCAGCTGGTTCAACAAGAAGTTTGCCGGTGAAAAGGTGCCACGGCTCGATCCCTACTTGCGGGCGATCAAGGGGAAGATCAAGGTCTATTTCGACGTTAAGAACGCAGACCTTAAGCAGCTGATTGCCATGGTCTACGACGTGGGGATGGAAAATGACTGCTTCTTCTGGTTCGATCGGGCCGATCGGGCACTGGAATTCCGCGAGCTCGACAAGAAACTGCCGCTGAAAGTGAACGTTGGAAACGTCGACGACGTGCGCGATGCTGTCGAACGATATCAGGCCAACATCGTTGAAACGGGGCTGCGGCAACTCAGCCCGGAATTGAGCGAGGCCTGCCGCGAGCGAAATCTAAAAATCATGGTTTTGCAAACCAAGAACGATCCGGCTGCCTTCCGCCGTATCGTGGAATTGAAGGCCGACATGGTGAACCTGGATCATGGGGACGTGTTCCTGAAGATAGAGCGAGAAATGACGGGCAAGGCTGCGCCGGCCGCCCCGGTGGCGAACTGA
- a CDS encoding redoxin domain-containing protein, with amino-acid sequence MLRSNLAVVVCAAVVCCGTRVGAVESSSIGQKIDDFSLKNQFGKEYSLADVKDADVVVVAFVGAECPLAKLYGPRLADLAAKFKDSKVAFLAIDSNRQDSIEEIAAYASRHHIDFPLLKDAGNKIADQFGAERTPEMFVLDSSRVVRYHGRIDDQYGFADGVGYQRPEATRGDLAEAINELVAGQGVSVPSTEAVGCKIGRVRQPVADAKITYSNQIARVFQDHCVECHRPGRIGPFAMTSYDEVAGWGEMIREVVDLERMPPWHADKGHGKFSNDVRLSDENKKLIADWVDSGCPEGNPADLPKPREFTDGWVIGEPDQIVYIGDGPVDVPAEGVIEYYHFSVDPGWTEDKWLMAAEAKPGSLDTVHHILVFVQPPGAGGGFLGRGDANRGDTKGDQAKGGDANRRGPNPNRRRGGGGGIESGNMIAGYAPGMNPMLHTDGTTAMHVKAGSKLVFQLHYTPNGTPAKDRSYVGLKFTDPDKVKWVARSTSVANMLFAIPPGDSDYQVTAEGKFEHDTLVANLTPHMHTRGKSFRYEVTYPDGKQEILLDVPRYDFNWQTTYLLDQPKMLPKGTKLVCTAHWDNSEENLSNPDPNKIVTWGSQTFEEMMIGFYVEVFPKGEMPARPSGGRSFEQFTPDKVLAALDVNKDGKLTKEEVPGRIGERFDLVDQNHDGALSKQELEMLLTLMRTVTGGRQ; translated from the coding sequence ATGCTGCGTTCGAACCTCGCCGTTGTTGTTTGTGCTGCGGTGGTCTGTTGCGGGACCAGGGTAGGCGCCGTCGAGTCGAGCTCAATCGGCCAGAAGATTGACGACTTTTCCCTCAAGAATCAATTCGGCAAGGAGTATTCCCTGGCCGACGTGAAGGATGCCGACGTGGTAGTCGTGGCTTTTGTCGGCGCCGAATGTCCGCTGGCCAAACTATATGGTCCGCGGCTTGCCGACCTGGCGGCGAAGTTCAAAGATTCCAAGGTGGCGTTTTTGGCCATCGACTCGAACCGGCAAGATTCAATCGAAGAGATTGCCGCCTATGCCTCACGGCACCACATCGACTTTCCGCTGCTCAAGGACGCTGGCAACAAGATAGCCGATCAATTCGGTGCCGAGCGTACGCCGGAGATGTTCGTGCTCGATAGCAGCCGTGTGGTGCGCTATCACGGCCGCATCGACGATCAGTATGGATTTGCCGACGGCGTCGGCTATCAGCGCCCGGAAGCGACGCGCGGCGACTTGGCCGAAGCGATCAACGAACTTGTCGCCGGCCAAGGGGTTAGCGTGCCAAGTACAGAGGCCGTCGGCTGCAAAATCGGCCGCGTTCGTCAACCGGTTGCCGATGCGAAGATTACATACAGCAATCAAATCGCGCGCGTCTTTCAGGATCATTGCGTCGAATGCCATCGCCCGGGCCGGATCGGTCCTTTTGCCATGACCAGCTACGACGAAGTCGCCGGCTGGGGCGAGATGATTCGCGAGGTGGTCGACCTGGAACGCATGCCGCCCTGGCATGCGGACAAGGGGCATGGCAAGTTTTCCAACGATGTGCGACTCAGTGACGAGAACAAGAAGCTAATCGCCGATTGGGTCGACAGTGGATGCCCCGAGGGGAATCCCGCCGATCTACCGAAGCCGCGAGAGTTTACCGATGGCTGGGTGATTGGCGAGCCCGATCAGATCGTCTACATCGGCGACGGGCCGGTGGATGTGCCCGCCGAAGGCGTGATTGAATACTACCACTTCTCGGTCGATCCCGGCTGGACAGAGGACAAATGGCTGATGGCCGCCGAAGCCAAGCCCGGCAGCCTGGACACGGTGCACCACATTCTAGTTTTCGTGCAACCGCCGGGTGCCGGCGGTGGATTTTTGGGTCGTGGCGATGCGAATCGCGGCGACACAAAAGGCGACCAAGCCAAAGGTGGCGATGCCAACCGGCGCGGGCCGAACCCGAATAGACGGCGCGGCGGGGGTGGTGGGATCGAAAGCGGAAACATGATTGCCGGCTACGCGCCGGGCATGAACCCCATGTTGCACACCGATGGCACGACGGCCATGCACGTAAAGGCTGGCTCCAAGCTCGTGTTTCAATTGCACTATACGCCCAACGGCACGCCCGCCAAGGATCGCAGCTATGTCGGTCTCAAATTCACTGATCCTGATAAGGTCAAATGGGTGGCCCGCAGCACATCGGTGGCCAACATGTTGTTCGCCATTCCGCCGGGCGACTCCGACTACCAGGTGACGGCCGAAGGCAAGTTCGAGCACGATACGCTCGTCGCCAACTTGACTCCGCACATGCACACGCGGGGCAAGTCGTTCCGTTACGAAGTCACCTACCCCGACGGCAAGCAGGAAATCCTACTGGACGTGCCGCGGTACGACTTCAACTGGCAGACGACGTACCTGCTGGACCAACCGAAAATGCTGCCGAAGGGGACCAAGCTCGTCTGCACCGCCCATTGGGACAACTCAGAGGAGAATCTTTCGAATCCCGATCCCAACAAGATCGTGACCTGGGGCTCGCAAACGTTCGAAGAGATGATGATCGGCTTCTACGTCGAGGTGTTTCCCAAGGGTGAGATGCCCGCGCGACCCTCGGGGGGGCGCTCGTTTGAGCAGTTCACTCCCGACAAGGTGTTGGCCGCTCTCGACGTCAACAAAGATGGCAAGCTCACGAAGGAAGAAGTGCCTGGTCGGATTGGCGAGCGTTTTGACCTCGTCGATCAAAATCACGACGGCGCATTGAGCAAGCAGGAGTTGGAAATGCTGCTGACGCTCATGCGTACCGTTACCGGCGGCCGGCAATGA
- a CDS encoding cobalamin-binding protein — MTQSAYPSRIASLLASGTEILYALGLGNRVVAISHECDYPAAAVSKPRVTTSNVAAPTSGEIDAQVRHMLAAGQALYGIDGARLSQLAPELIVTQAQCDVCAVKYEDVLSLVRSEPALSATEVVALNPMTFDDILTDILRIGEATGAQRAAESYVTDLRQRVTQVQQRVARLGANDRPRIAAIEWIEPVMLAGNWMPQLVEWAGGVQPLPQGGRHSTYGDWRDIIAFDPQVVLVMPCGFDLARAVTESRVLTAIPGWNELSAVRAGRVYAVDGNAYFNRSGPRIVDSLEILAGLLHPEIFGWPSRTVEDVPVWQPLL; from the coding sequence GTGACTCAATCTGCCTATCCATCGCGCATTGCATCGCTGTTGGCCAGCGGCACCGAGATTCTGTACGCACTTGGTTTGGGGAACCGGGTCGTGGCCATCAGCCACGAATGCGATTACCCGGCCGCAGCGGTCAGCAAGCCTCGCGTTACGACCAGCAACGTGGCCGCGCCCACCAGCGGCGAGATCGACGCCCAGGTGCGGCACATGCTGGCCGCAGGGCAAGCTCTGTACGGAATTGACGGCGCGCGATTGTCACAATTGGCGCCAGAACTGATCGTTACTCAGGCGCAATGCGACGTCTGCGCTGTGAAGTACGAAGACGTGCTATCGCTGGTGCGTTCCGAGCCCGCGCTTTCTGCTACGGAAGTCGTGGCGCTCAATCCCATGACGTTCGACGACATTCTGACCGACATCCTCCGCATCGGCGAGGCCACCGGAGCGCAAAGGGCCGCGGAGTCGTACGTCACGGACCTTCGCCAGCGCGTCACCCAGGTGCAGCAACGCGTTGCCCGCCTGGGCGCGAATGATCGGCCGCGAATCGCTGCTATCGAATGGATCGAGCCCGTCATGCTGGCCGGAAACTGGATGCCCCAGCTCGTCGAATGGGCCGGCGGCGTGCAACCGTTACCGCAAGGCGGACGGCACAGCACGTACGGTGACTGGCGCGACATCATCGCTTTTGACCCGCAGGTCGTGCTCGTCATGCCGTGCGGATTCGACCTGGCCCGCGCCGTGACGGAATCTCGTGTGCTCACGGCAATACCGGGCTGGAATGAGCTCTCGGCAGTGCGTGCCGGCCGGGTTTACGCCGTGGATGGCAATGCGTACTTCAATCGGTCTGGACCGCGGATCGTCGACAGCCTCGAGATCCTGGCCGGCCTGCTCCATCCCGAGATTTTCGGCTGGCCATCGCGCACCGTTGAGGACGTGCCGGTTTGGCAACCGCTGCTCTGA
- a CDS encoding zinc-binding alcohol dehydrogenase family protein: MIVIDHFGGPDVLVFKDISEPEPQPGHVVIQIKAFGINHAEMHVRRGEWAESMPISGIECVGIVKSCPGGEFAVGSKVAALMGGLGRTINGSYAEFTRARVSGVAQIQTALPWEEVAAIPETYATAWSCLFRNLDIKQGQTLVIRGATSSFGLAALNMAVDAGVKVIATTRNRDRFRKLEDRGAMRVELEGPDLSKRIAEAKQIDAVLDLVGNSTILDSLDMLRRGGRACLAGWLGGLAPIADFNPLLQMASGVYLTFFGSFVFGTPQFPLSDVPLQDIAHKVAEGRFDAKPSRVFRFDDIREAHRVMEANEANEKMVVVVDPR; the protein is encoded by the coding sequence GTGATTGTCATTGATCATTTCGGCGGACCGGATGTTCTGGTTTTCAAGGACATCTCGGAACCCGAGCCACAGCCAGGCCATGTCGTCATCCAGATCAAGGCCTTCGGCATCAATCACGCTGAAATGCACGTGCGCCGCGGCGAATGGGCTGAATCGATGCCTATCAGCGGCATTGAATGTGTCGGGATCGTGAAAAGCTGTCCAGGCGGCGAGTTTGCCGTGGGGAGCAAAGTTGCCGCGTTAATGGGAGGTCTTGGTCGAACGATCAACGGAAGCTACGCGGAGTTTACGCGAGCACGCGTGAGCGGCGTCGCTCAGATTCAAACTGCTCTGCCCTGGGAAGAGGTCGCTGCGATTCCCGAGACATATGCCACCGCTTGGTCGTGCCTGTTTCGAAATCTCGACATCAAGCAGGGACAGACGCTCGTCATTCGCGGCGCAACGTCATCATTTGGATTGGCGGCACTGAATATGGCGGTGGATGCCGGAGTCAAGGTGATTGCCACGACACGCAATCGTGACCGTTTCAGGAAACTCGAGGATCGAGGGGCGATGCGCGTCGAACTAGAAGGTCCGGATCTTTCCAAACGAATCGCTGAAGCGAAACAGATTGACGCCGTTTTGGACCTCGTGGGAAACAGCACGATCTTGGATTCCCTCGACATGCTTCGCCGAGGCGGACGGGCGTGCCTTGCCGGCTGGCTGGGAGGGCTTGCTCCGATCGCCGACTTCAACCCGCTGCTGCAAATGGCGAGCGGCGTCTACCTGACATTTTTTGGCAGCTTCGTCTTTGGCACGCCGCAGTTCCCCCTGTCCGACGTTCCATTGCAGGACATCGCTCACAAGGTGGCCGAAGGACGGTTCGATGCCAAGCCATCTCGCGTATTTCGTTTCGACGACATCCGCGAGGCGCATCGCGTCATGGAGGCCAACGAAGCGAACGAAAAAATGGTGGTCGTAGTTGACCCTCGGTGA
- a CDS encoding YceI family protein codes for MTMVIRQITLATILVACVSVTHGADTYTVDPVHSSISFMISHVGISNIHGRFNDFSGKITIDQADPAKSSFALSIPMESIDTNNVKRDEHLRAPDYFNAKQFPTMSFQSTSVAAVDGGFKVTGDLDMHGVSKPVSFTLKGGDKVVEFPKGTKRIGLVSTFSIRRSDFGVNAEPKALGDEIPIFIGIEAAKTEAAK; via the coding sequence ATGACAATGGTTATTCGGCAGATCACTTTGGCAACTATTCTTGTCGCCTGCGTCAGCGTCACGCACGGGGCGGACACCTACACGGTCGATCCGGTCCATTCCTCGATTTCGTTCATGATCTCCCATGTCGGAATCAGCAATATTCACGGACGATTCAACGACTTTTCGGGGAAAATCACGATCGACCAGGCGGATCCGGCCAAATCGAGCTTCGCGTTATCAATTCCGATGGAGAGTATCGATACCAACAACGTCAAACGCGACGAGCATCTGCGGGCGCCCGATTATTTCAACGCAAAGCAGTTTCCGACCATGTCGTTTCAAAGCACGAGTGTCGCAGCGGTCGACGGCGGCTTTAAGGTGACAGGTGACTTGGATATGCACGGGGTTTCCAAGCCCGTTTCGTTCACGCTCAAGGGGGGCGATAAAGTCGTTGAATTTCCCAAGGGAACCAAGCGGATCGGTCTGGTGTCGACGTTCTCGATCCGACGCAGCGACTTCGGCGTCAACGCCGAGCCCAAGGCACTGGGCGACGAGATCCCCATTTTCATCGGTATCGAGGCGGCCAAGACCGAGGCAGCCAAGTAG
- a CDS encoding RNA polymerase sigma factor has translation MSEPTEQSNLARSLEGDGEAYARIVASYQTQIARRMRVFANDPAVVEELVQEVFVDAYFSLPKFREGNFPGWLKQIATRVGYRYWKKNRRRAESGRDDEWWRQLAQHKIEVLDRAAVVRLVRALMDRLPPRDRLALVLIYIEGHSIDEAARLAGWSKTMVKVQAFRARRKMRAFFAELGIDNVQSACETVGDAIHERL, from the coding sequence TTGAGTGAACCAACCGAGCAAAGCAATCTGGCGAGGAGTTTGGAGGGAGACGGGGAGGCGTACGCGCGCATCGTAGCTAGCTATCAGACTCAGATCGCGCGCCGCATGCGGGTGTTCGCCAACGATCCGGCGGTTGTCGAAGAATTGGTTCAGGAAGTGTTCGTCGATGCCTACTTCAGCCTTCCCAAGTTTCGTGAAGGGAACTTCCCCGGATGGCTGAAGCAAATCGCGACCCGCGTCGGATACCGGTATTGGAAGAAAAACCGCCGTCGCGCGGAATCGGGCCGCGACGACGAATGGTGGCGCCAGTTGGCACAACACAAGATCGAAGTGTTGGATCGGGCGGCAGTCGTCCGTCTGGTCCGCGCCCTGATGGATCGGTTGCCTCCGAGAGATCGGCTGGCACTGGTCTTGATTTACATCGAAGGTCACAGCATCGACGAGGCCGCGCGACTGGCCGGCTGGTCAAAAACTATGGTCAAGGTGCAAGCATTTCGGGCACGTCGCAAGATGCGTGCATTTTTTGCCGAGCTAGGCATCGACAACGTTCAGTCGGCATGCGAAACGGTGGGGGACGCCATACATGAACGACTTTGA
- a CDS encoding metallophosphoesterase family protein, whose amino-acid sequence MNILQNRLIAIGDVHGCVHALDALLEAIVPAPQDQLVFLGDLIDQGHDSCQVLDRLIALKQQCQVILIRGNHEEMLFASRDSEPALRYWENCGGVTTLNSYRFGGGLDAIPARHWGFLEECRPYFETDEFIFTHAHYLPDLPMSAQPDHQLRWALFDPAEMRPHYSGKPVIVGHTEQADCEINDLGFAVCIDTACWQHGWLTALELHTKQLWQASRWGLLRDQDEPTHRGRLPQLVRAERE is encoded by the coding sequence ATGAACATACTTCAGAATCGTCTGATAGCCATTGGCGACGTCCATGGTTGCGTCCACGCGCTCGACGCGCTGCTGGAAGCCATTGTTCCGGCGCCGCAGGATCAATTGGTTTTTTTGGGCGACTTGATCGACCAAGGACATGACAGCTGCCAGGTGCTTGACCGTCTGATCGCACTCAAGCAACAGTGCCAGGTGATACTGATTCGGGGCAACCATGAGGAGATGTTGTTTGCGTCCCGCGATAGCGAACCGGCGTTGCGTTATTGGGAAAACTGTGGCGGAGTAACTACGCTCAACTCGTACCGATTCGGCGGAGGCTTGGACGCGATTCCCGCCAGGCACTGGGGGTTTCTGGAGGAGTGCCGGCCCTATTTTGAAACCGACGAATTTATTTTCACGCATGCGCACTACCTGCCTGACCTTCCCATGAGCGCGCAGCCGGATCATCAGCTGCGCTGGGCCTTATTCGATCCCGCCGAAATGCGGCCGCATTATTCAGGCAAGCCTGTGATCGTCGGGCATACGGAGCAGGCCGATTGCGAGATTAACGACTTGGGTTTCGCCGTGTGCATCGATACCGCCTGCTGGCAGCATGGCTGGCTAACGGCCCTCGAATTGCACACGAAGCAGCTTTGGCAAGCCAGTCGGTGGGGACTGTTGCGCGATCAGGACGAACCGACGCATCGCGGGCGATTGCCGCAGTTGGTGCGCGCGGAACGCGAATGA
- a CDS encoding alpha/beta hydrolase, translating into MGFQNDATVILVHGAWADGSSWSRIILPLDKVGLQVIAAPIPLTSLSDDAAALQRVITRTRGPILLVAHAYAGAVIAAVNDNRVKGLVYIAALAPDEGETVAQVFYKDEPHPQAPKLVPDTDGLIWMPDDGFGNAFAHHASKEQVLLSKAVQRPIAVKCIQEAAPRPLWRSQPTWYLLAEEDRMINPKTQHFMANRMQATISAQKVDHAPLLTAPAAVTELILTAAKATLS; encoded by the coding sequence GTGGGGTTTCAAAATGACGCGACCGTGATTCTTGTTCACGGTGCCTGGGCGGATGGCTCGAGCTGGAGCCGTATCATCCTTCCGCTCGACAAAGTAGGGCTTCAGGTAATCGCCGCTCCAATTCCGCTCACGTCTTTGAGCGATGACGCAGCGGCATTGCAGCGGGTGATCACCAGAACCAGAGGGCCGATCCTTTTGGTTGCTCATGCCTATGCCGGGGCAGTAATCGCGGCCGTGAACGATAACCGGGTGAAGGGACTCGTTTACATCGCGGCCTTGGCCCCCGACGAAGGCGAAACCGTTGCTCAGGTGTTTTACAAGGATGAACCGCATCCCCAGGCTCCCAAGCTCGTCCCCGACACAGACGGGCTCATATGGATGCCGGACGACGGATTCGGCAACGCCTTTGCGCATCATGCCAGCAAAGAGCAAGTGCTTCTTTCCAAAGCAGTGCAGCGGCCCATTGCGGTGAAGTGCATTCAGGAAGCTGCCCCGAGACCACTCTGGAGGTCACAGCCCACTTGGTATTTGTTGGCCGAAGAGGACCGGATGATCAACCCGAAGACTCAGCACTTCATGGCGAACCGAATGCAAGCGACTATCAGCGCCCAGAAGGTCGACCACGCGCCGTTGTTAACGGCACCCGCCGCGGTCACGGAATTGATTCTCACCGCGGCGAAGGCCACGCTCTCATAG